The following DNA comes from Megalobrama amblycephala isolate DHTTF-2021 linkage group LG20, ASM1881202v1, whole genome shotgun sequence.
GGCGAGGTGTGTGCCTGTCTGTTTCACTGTTGCCTATGTATGTCTCTCTATGTACACTTCAGAAAtctggggttggtaagattttttgttgttgttttttgtttgaattaaaggattagttcacttcagaattaaaatttcctgataatttacttagccccatgtcatccaagatgtttatgtctgtctttcttcagtcaaaaagaaattaagttttttgaggaaaccattcctggatttttctccatatagtagactGAACGGCTActaacaggttgaaggtccaaattgcagtttaaatgcaACTTCAAAGGGTTTTACACAATCCCAGCCggggaataagggtcttatctaacgatcggtcatttttaaaaaataaataaatgaataaaaatgtgtatactTTTTATCCAcaaaatgctcatcttgcactgctctgcgatgcaccacgcattacgtaatcacattggaaaggtcacgcatggcgtaggcggaagtaccatggtagggcgaaaaactcattttcaaaaatcattttctcctccaacttcaaaatcatctgacatcgttgttttactttttgtttttttgttttttttgtaaaggctgtttgacttagtctttgcatgttggctttgtaaacacttgcttggTACTTCCGCATtctgtgacctttccaacatgatgatcgcatcgcagagctagtacAAGATgggcatttgtggttaaaaagtatataaatgttttttgtttgtttttttaaattactgattgtttcactagataagaccattattcctcgtctggtatcgtttaaagccctttgaagctgcatttaaactgcaatttggaacttcaacctgttggtagccattgaagtccactatatggagaaaaatgtttttctcaaaaaccttaatttcttttcgactgaagaaagaaagacatgaacatcttggatgacatgggggtgagtaaattaacagtaaattttaaaggggctctatgtaagatttttactttaataaagcataataaTACCCccatatgtttgcagatatttaggaaacatgctaagtacTTGttcctcagaaaaacaatgctacagccagatattctactttgaaaatgcgtgttccgtgtcggaatgtctgtctttgttttggtctgtgcgaaaccgcatgctgccagtttatccaatagtatttcgacatcacaggttgccagttggcggaaaacacagcgtattgcaaccatggaaaccaacaaacaaacagggTCAGAGAATTGCAGATTCTacttgacctaaaaagcctctgaatccatctaaatatctctatgaacaacagcatattaaaggtcccgtttttcgtggttttttgaagctttgattgtgtttatagtgtgcaatataacatgtgttcatgtttcgcgtgtaaaaaaacacataatttacttatctgtataccgctgtttccactgtcataaaaacgggctgatgacttccttgttctatgaagtccctccttcagaaatacgtaacgagttctgattgtgccagcggttcctgtgttgtgattcgacagcagtttagcgcatcttgcccggaaaggtcacgcctcttaccataacgtggagatgcacgcgctcagtgttattgtaaacatgtctttaattttaccctatcaatctgagccggaatcagacccggtgattggactgcgggatgaaaataacagcgtttcgacgacacggcgacaaacacactctacaaacgcaactcttgtgtattcctgtgggcggaggttagtcaaaaaactgttttagtgacatcattaaagaaggaagtagagggatgtagtccaaactggccgttcgatgtaggcgacttctgttaaataaaatatctcgcttggcattgaactttgagctttaaaattttacagattttatttatactctaacaacaacattacacactaactaaagtttgaaacatgggatcacgaagaacgggacctttaaaaccgataaatcaactcatcagctttgtttaagtctcctcagctttcattgtcaattgctcTCCTTATTCTTGCTGGCAACCcgcgtctttgaacgagggggtgggccaaacaatattttgaatttggactgcagtacttattttgaacactgggtgtcattcctacatagagcccctttaattctgaagtggactaatcctttaattcttttattcagcaaggatgcattaaaggtgctacagaggatgttttgttttatacatttttgaaatattacttgaaactgtctttactaactaataaaagactatttattaggtgcactgaaagtaataatattaatatagatcatctgtgcacgaggtagggccttaaaaacatcagccaatcgtttacgcgatcatcgcataaacgattggacctctggcttgtcaatcactgccacgacattccttgtgagagacgtgcgcggctgcgctctccagtaactttccacaggcgccgcatgcaatgtttttgtcaggagaccggagtaacaactgcagattatgagtttcctgcggtgagtccgacataatgaatccactaacacgacacagcgaatgccggtggtaaacactcgtgttccaatactcgtgcacgagttttgggaggtgttccctcgaaatgagctgtgaaggaggggggttgttcttacgcatgcgctcatttcaaaaactcagtaacggtctttggtttctcagtcaacgaaagatcctctgtagcacctttaaaatgatcaaaagtaacagtaaagatgtttgaaatatttaaaataaatgctttattttgatcaaataaaaatgtaaactgcTCTGCATCGCACAACACTGCATATCAACAAAATATAAAGTAgcagttatttgaaataaaactgatttcgttttaaaatcttttaattCTCCAGACGATTGTGTCATGGATTGGATCTCAGGCAAACATCTTTGAGAAGCAGAAGGTGCGGGAGATCGCCACTCTTATCAGAGATACAGAGAGACATGGCAAAGCCCAGATCACTAACATAAATGAGGGAGAGGAGACGCAGGAAATGCTACAGGTAACAACAGGCCAGTGTATTTTGGCCAAAAACCAAACTATTTTTCAAACCATTTACACTTCACTTCAATccttgttaagtctgacgtcacaaGTCACAATTTCCATATCCAAATGTTCATTCAGGTCccaaaagaaaacaacaaacggtgcaaaaacccacacacacactgcattttttgcataaaaatatggcactgaaaaacaaaacatggcatgtttatgaatgcatttattcatttggcagacgcttttatccaaagcgataaatactgttttttttaggCGATGAGCTCTGACTGTGTTGCTCTCGTCCTCTCTATCTTCTGTTATAATGAACAGGTTCTTGGTCCAGTGCCAGAGCTGAAAGAAAGCACTCCAGAGGAGGACAGTCAAGCAGATGCATCAAATTCCGCTTCCCTCTACAAGGTACCACAACTCCATTATGTGCTTGGcttgtgttaaaggattagttcactttcaaatgaaaattagcccaactttactcaccctcaagccattctaggtgtatatgactttattattttattctttattctggagaaatattaataaatatcctgacgcatctaagctttataatggtagtgagcgggttcacgagtatgagctgaagaaagtgcttccatccatcataaacgtgtactccacatggctccgggggttactaaagtccttctgaagcgaatcaatgcgtttgtgtaaaataaatatcaatatttaacaagttatgaagtaaaatatctagcttctgctagaccgccttccgtattcaacatacgaagaaagtgtaactgacgcaacggcagtttacactttcttcataacttgaatacggaaggccgTATACGGAAGGCCCCcccagagctgtgtggagtacacatttatgattgatggaagcactttcttcagctcatactcgtgaacccgctcactaccattataaagcttggatgcatcaggatatttattaatatttatcagactgtgttcatcagaaagaagaaagtcatatacacctatgatgGCTTGAAGTTGAGTAAAGctattttaattagatttttgatttaatttcatttttatttgaaagtgaactaatcctttaattgtgTTAATAACCAGATCCTGATCTAAACTGGAAAGTCCATAGCTGTGTTCGAAATCACCCCCTATAcactcattcactattccctccATTATTCCTTTAATATAGTCTATTTGATGGagtgaataaaaaaaggagtgagcgaattcggacactgagtgCACTGGAAGGGCTGCCGCTTTTGTATAGTTTGTGCTTACCGTTTAATTGTAGCTCCAGTTGTAAATGAAAAGATATGTCTAGAACATTAAAACTTTgcataaaccttaattaaacaatttcataatttaaaatagaatCTTTACCTGTATGATACGCTgtacccacattggaccagaggtttggaaaatggatagatggatgattcagctgcagGCGCCATCTTCTGGCCAGACGTGGAATTAATTTGGCGTGCATTATGGGTAGTATTCTCTAGCTGTTGAGTGTACATCGGTTGTACAGTCGTTATTGCGGTACATTATGGGATTGAATAAGTGCACTCAATAACGTCTACTGTGGTTTCAGACACCACCACAAATGGCTgttccctcaaatagtgccctgtTTAGGGTATGGGGGCGATTTCTCACACAGCCCTTGAGACTACATGTGGATGTTCGAATGAATCCTTGCCATTGGGAGTCCATTAAGTAATCCATATCTATACTTGCTCAATGCACTTTTATCTGATGTTCCCAAAATTCCTAAAAGGTCTAACAAACATACCTTCCACATTTTTATGTACATTCAATCTGAAGAAATGGTCAATTCTTTATAGGTTTCAGATGCAACGGGGTCAATGAAGCTGACCAAGGTATCAGAGAAAAGTCCATTTGCAAAGGACTTGCTGGTACGTGATGACTGCTTTATCCTGGACAATGGGACCAATGGAAAGATCTTTGTTTGGAAAGGTAAGAAAAATTGTGCATGCATGTCACAATAAAACAATTGGTGAACAAATTACTTATATtctgtatataatatacactaccattcaaaagtttggggtaagtaaGATTTgttcagcaatgatgcattcaattgatcaaaagcaacagtaaagagctataatgttacaaaatatttcaaataaatgctgttcttttgaactttctattgatCAAAGAATcccggaaaaaaaaaagatttccacaaaatattaagcagcacaaccatttttCAACtatgataataagaagaaatgtttcttgagcagcaaatcagcatattagaatgatttctgaagggtcatgtgacactgaagactggagtaatgatgctgaaaataaataaattacattttaactaaATCTGTTAGTCCTTGGTGAgtcatatttcaaaaatatttaaaaaatcataccGACCCCAAACCTATGAATAGTAGTGTACATACTACATGCATACATAAGTTTCATAATTGAAATGTTATTTTCGGTGATTCTCAGGAAGTGGAGCGAACGCAGAAGAGAAGAGGGCTGCtctgaaaatggcagatgactTCATCCAGCAAATGAATTACCCCAAGATGAAAACACAGGTCTGCACTTATAGAattattcttgtgtgttacatagatagatagatagatagatagatagatagatagtactgtgcaaaagtcttaggccaccattagatgttgttttagcaatggtatACTGACAATATAATTATTCCACAGtctctttattagaatataaccataaaatacaggaaattttatgcagtattaaaaaaaaaaatcagaaaaaaacagcttCTATAGGCTAAAGTAGCAAGTATTTGGTGACCTCCCCTTACACTTGAGCAATAGCAGGAACCTGGCTCTCTTAAacctaaatggaatggaaaagggctgaaaggccaagaaaactttcaaaatatgaTATAGTTTCTTCTTTGACAAACTGGAAGGAGGTCACACTAAATACTGATTATTGCTCAAATAATCCATTTTGTTTCTGATTTTGTGTGCATATTTCCTTTATTTGCTGTTTGTATCTTAATAAAGAGATcgaaaaataaatatggatggttaataaaaaaatgctaaaacaacaaagcttGGTGGCACAAGATTTTTGTACAGTGCTGTATattaaaagtttgaaaaattGGTAATTTGTGCACCAGTGGCAACCCCTAACAGAACTGGAAATGTATTGTCCCGCCCCCAAAACACATGCCATTGGTTAACCCAATGTTATTGTGCCTGGCCCAGTCTGGATGCTCAAACAGATTTCAATTCTGTTTGGTGCTGCAagttacacagcaaaatctccagagttaaatcaactctgctcagagtacatatggtccctctctaaatagtgttaaaataacactaaagcagggttaaagttaatgagataattaagcaattaattaagtgatgattgtgcattagtgatgaacacctgctgttaacaagcagaatcactgaagaaaagagaaacacaagaactacaactgacttaagtcacagccttattagttgcttaattatctcattaactttaactctgcttcagtgttactttaacactatttagagagggaccatatgtactctgagcagagttgatttaactctggagattttgctgtgtacatgCACATAAAATTCTTATTCTGATATGGGTTGGTGGGTGGGCAATTTATAATTGACTATTTACAGCATATGTCTTCTAAATTAAAGAATCATGACTTGAAAACAGCTATATTTTATCGTATTTGGTCTGGCCTTTGGAAGCATTACTCAAAAGAACTAAAAATCTGTTGAGTTTGTACTTATGTAAGGATGCCAGATCCTCTAAAATCTAGTGTTTTTCTGTCTTACAGGTGGAGATTTTACCACAGGGCAGAGAGACTGTTATGTTTAAACAGTTTTTCCAAAACTGGAATTAAACCTCATTTGACTGCATGATCAAAGAATAAACTGCACTCAACCAGTTGTCAAAAACATACTGTAACTTACTTAAATAAGGTCACAGAGATATTACATTCTAAACAAATGtacagttttattaaaaaagatcATGCGTATGAATGAGAGAGCTTTACTATTTGTCTGTTACCATGTTTTTATGGCTtttaaaagatgtttatatTGATCaatagaaattttaaagagatttGAATTATTTCCCCCTTTTTTGATTGAGAAAGTCAGCCTTGATAACCATGAACCGCTAAGCCACTTCTACTTAAAAAACAGAATAATGTTACTAACATTTTTCAAGCCAATGCACTGCAATTTCACAAATTCTGTGGAAACTTGTgcttgttgcttttttttttactcattttgtGTATGTAACTGCAGCATggcaataaaaatgcatttgcaaCAACAGGAAAGAATTCTGGGATTATTTATCCTGCGTGCATTCGTGCAGATGCCCTGGAATTCCCCTTTAGACAGATAAGAGGACAGTGATGTTACGCAAGGGCAGTTAAGAGTTATTTGCATATAGGGCATGTTACCGTGGTTTACATAAGCTCATAAAAACACTTATGAGAAATCAGAACTTATCAACCTCAGATTTAAGTAAAGCTAAATCTAAAtacacatgtatttttttatttgtatgagAACTATAAAGTTTgatccttgttttttttttttgcttcataaATCTGAACTTTGGATGGAGGAACTGAAGAACTAAGAAAGACACGGTTTATCACATGGTTATGAAAAATGTTCACCTACTTTTCACATGAACTGTTCGCTGAATTATGCTGTGTGATTCAGGTGTAATATTTAGGTCGTGATAAGAAGGGTTGGGGTACAGTCATAATTTAAGAATACGCCCCCTTTCAGTtaatgaatttgaatttgaatggaaTTAGCGACACTCCACAGAATGCTGAATTGTAATTGGAATGACAGAaagaggaatttactgaatttgaatttaaattcaaCTGGTAAAAGTCACTCAGCTAGCAATTTCACTAGTGCAGATTGAGGACAAACCATAAACAATGTACTTATTAATTCTGACGAATTATGTCCATTGCCCCATGATATATTTACATACACTTTTCAACCGATACTACATCTAGACATTTTTTAGTTCAATGCTGTCACATTAGCACAGCCATCAAAACAGCACTGCACTGTTCAGCCAACTTTTTATAACATAAATATTggcacccaaaaaaaaaaattattatgcCAAACAATTTTAAACTCCCCATGTTACATAAAAttctaattaatttattaaatgtaatgaaatttaaatgaCTAATAAGTACAAATGTCTATTGGTGATATGTCAGACATTAAATGTTTCTGGATAAAAAGCATATGTTGTGTACAAgattaattgtgtttatttttttttcacattctatgcaaattaaaatacatattacaaTTCTGCATCTGGTTTGCTACCtaaattaaaattcagaaatttattatatattactcATTTCTAGTCAACATGTAAAAAAATTCAACTAAACACATGGTGAACACAAGGAGAGGTTTAAAAGTTTATGAATCATACGATCGAAAATAATCAGACCACAACAAAATTATTTCCAACTCTTTCAATCTCATCTTTATGAAGTTTGTGTGTTAAACAACATCTTACTGGAATGAAGTTCATGCCAACACAGTTAAAATAATCAGAATTTTTCCCACAAAGTACAAACAGATCTTTTGGTTGTTATTATATACAACAATAAcgattattatattaattaaatttaaatttcaagaaatgCATATCATGCAGGAACTTCTTTTATTGGCCACAGATGCTCTGTATACTGGAATTTGCCATAATACTTTTACAATCCTTTTCTATTGAACTCCCTGACATTTGCATTACTTTGATAGTTACGTAACCTTTTATAACCATCCATATTTTATATCCATGCAGAGGAAGGATGCTCACACAAATGTGAAGTCTTTTGAGCAGTATGCAAAAGTTTACTGAATGGAATCTGATTAAAAActacatatacatatatctcTTAGTGAGTGTTCAGTGAATCTGTAAATGAACGTGGAATTATACTCAATGCGTGAGTGTATTCACTTTCTTTATTCCTGGCATCATGCCATTTTGACTACTGTCTGAATCATTGCTGGGAAAGACTCATATCTCATCACGTAGCTTTCTTCGGCATCATGACAGTAATAATTCAGGTCCAAAGTTCAGACTATGCAGGCAATGAACTAAAACAAGGGTTGAGAGAGTGCCAGCCTTCAGTTTCACCAGACAGCTCCAGCATTCACCTGCCTCCCCAGCACTTCAACTTAGGTAGGTCTCATTTGAATCTCATAGCTTCTATC
Coding sequences within:
- the capgb gene encoding capping protein (actin filament), gelsolin-like b encodes the protein MLPFQAAPGQFGDEIRQPGLRCWRVEKMKAVPLDKAEVGAFFNGDSYLVLDNRGDQGADLHMWIGEKSSRDEQVACAMLATQLDNFLGGDPVQHRQVQGYESPEFMNLFPRGVSYKEGGVESGFRKTQSGSGPVHRLYQIKGKRNIRAKEVDLSWQSFNKGDCFILDLGETIVSWIGSQANIFEKQKVREIATLIRDTERHGKAQITNINEGEETQEMLQVLGPVPELKESTPEEDSQADASNSASLYKVSDATGSMKLTKVSEKSPFAKDLLVRDDCFILDNGTNGKIFVWKGSGANAEEKRAALKMADDFIQQMNYPKMKTQVEILPQGRETVMFKQFFQNWN